A stretch of the Channa argus isolate prfri chromosome 9, Channa argus male v1.0, whole genome shotgun sequence genome encodes the following:
- the zgc:162944 gene encoding glutamine amidotransferase-like class 1 domain-containing protein 3, mitochondrial has translation MLILLQHCGRNLLTSRTIRAMNKTYYSSEMVKRVAVVLAGCGVYDGSEIHEASAVLVHLSRGGASVNMFAPNIDQMHVVDHLKGEPAPEKRNVLVESARLARGDIQDLSKLNAKDHDAVIFPGGFGAAKNLCTWAVQGKDCSVNDEVKATLQAFHSEGKPIGLCCISPVLAAKIFPGCEVTVGIENDNKYPDTSDTAAAIKQLGCKHVSKSVSESHVDEKNKLITTCAFMCKAPIHEIFDGIGSMVQDVLKRA, from the exons ATGCTTATTCTCCTGCAGCACTGTGGTCGTAACCTACTGACGTCCAGGACCATTCGGGCCATGAATAAAACGTATTATTCCTCTGAGATGGTTAAACGTGTGGCCGTGGTGCTGGCGGGCTGTGGGGTTTATGACGGCAGTGAGATCCACGAGGCCTCCGCTGTGCTGGTGCACCTGAGCAGAGGAGGTGCAAGT GTCAACATGTTTGCCCCCAACATTGACCAAATGCATGTGGTAGATCACCTGAAAGGTGAACCGGCTCCGGAGAAGAGAAATGTGCTAGTGGAGAGCGCCAGGCTGGCCCGCGGAGACATTCAGGATCTGTCTAAACTCAATGCCAAAGACCACGATGCTGTTATATTCCCAG GTGGTTTTGGGGCGGCAAAGAACCTGTGTACATGGGCCGTGCAGGGGAAGGACTGCTCTGTGAATGACGAGGTTAAGGCCACGCTGCAGGCATTTCACAGCGAGGGGAAACCCATCGGCCTCTGCTGCATCTCACCTGTCCTGGCTGCCAAGATCTTTCCTGGTTGTGAGGTCACTGTTGGCATTGAAAATGATAACAA gtacCCTGACACCAGTGACACTGCAGCGGCCATCAAGCAGCTGGGCTGCAAACACGTGAGCAAGAGCGTCAGTGAGAGCCACGTGGACGAGAAGAACAAGCTGATCACCACCTGTGCCTTCATGTGCAAGGCTCCAATCCATGAGATATTTGACGGGATCGGATCGATGGTGCAGGATGTGCTGAAACGTGCTTAA
- the cln5 gene encoding bis(monoacylglycero)phosphate synthase CLN5, with protein sequence MCHIEFILFLHLLLFCYVVAQFGNIGQQQWPVPYRRFDHRPAVDSYCEALYPFCPTGDRDGRIPYIRDTDKISVYRLQTPVWEFKFGDLLGKFHIMHDAIGFSSSETGANYTMEWYELFQLGNCTFPHLRPEVYAPFWCNQGAACFFKGIDDLHWSQNGTLEKIGEISGSQFNNMAKWVQDDNETGIYYETWTVRSDPSPNSTVWFESYDCSQFVHRAYKKLAELGAKLSSRSQTNYTKIYLYSGEPTYLGNDSAIFGQPALKNLALDIRDFYHTFRPHQSYLDVAISLLEAYETIVLYKSFYLYYNFEYWHLPMKPPYVQITYEEVPLP encoded by the exons ATGTGTCACATcgagtttattttatttttacacctgcttctgttttgttatgttgttgctCAATTCGGGAATATTGGACAGCAGCAGTGGCCTGTTCCCTACAG ACGGTTTGATCACCGCCCTGCTGTGGACTCTTACTGCGAAGCTCTCTACCCATTTTGCCCTACTGGAGATCGGGATGGACGGATTCCCTACATCAGAGACACCGATAAAATCTCAGTCTATCGACTGCAAACACCTGTGTGGGAATTCAAGTTTGGAGATTTGCTGGGTAAATTT CATATCATGCACGATGCCATTGGGTTCAGCAGTTCAGAAACAGGGGCCAACTACACCATGGAGTGGTACGAGCTCTTTCAGCTGGGTAATTGCACCTTCCCACACCTCAGACCAGAGGTGTATGCTCCTTTCTGGTGCAACCAGGGAGCTGCCTGCTTCTTTAAAGGCATAGATGACTTACACTGGTCACAGAATGGCACCCTGGAGAAAATAGGAGAAATAAGTG GGAGCCAGTTCAACAATATGGCAAAGTGGGTCCAAGATGACAACGAGACTGGGATCTACTACGAGACGTGGACAGTTCGCTCAGACCCCAGCCCTAACTCCACAGTTTGGTTTGAGTCATATGACTGCTCCCAGTTTGTCCACCGGGCATACAAAAAGCTAGCAGAGCTTGGAGCCAAACTATCCAGCCGCTCGCAAACCAACTACACCAAGATCTACCTGTACAGTGGAGAGCCCACATACCTAGGCAATGACAGTGCCATATTCGGACAGCCAGCTCTGAAGAATCTGGCATTGGACATCCGTGATTTTTACCACACATTCAGGCCACACCAGTCATACCTAGACGTTGCTATCAGTTTGTTGGAAGCTTATGAAACAATTGTATTGTACAAAAGCTTTTACTTATACTACAACTTTGAGTACTGGCATCTGCCAATGAAACCTCCCTATGTGCAGATTACATATGAAGAGGTGCCTCTGCCTTAA
- the fbxl3a gene encoding F-box/LRR-repeat protein 3, with protein sequence MKRVKGAEEDSNSSSSKSPPEVCKKVRKQTSEKSEVVVASGSAESDWARLPQELLLHIFQYLPLLDRAYASQVCHGWNQAFHMPELWRCFEFELNQPASSYLKATHPDLIKQIIKRHSNHLQYVSFKVDSSTESAEAACDILSQLVNCSLKTLGLISTARPSFMEVPKSHFISALTVVFVNSKSLSSLKIDDTPVDDPSLKVLVANNSDTLKLLKMSSCPHVSPAGILCVADQCHGLRELALNYHLLSDDLLLALSSEKHVHLEHLRIDVVSENPGQHFHTIKKSSWDAMVRHSPKFNLVMYFFLYEDEFGPFFNEEIPVTHLYFGRSVSKEVLGRVGLHCPRLVELVVCANGLRPLDEELIRIAKHCTQLSAIGLGECEVSCSAFVEFVKMCGRRLSQLSIMEEVLIPDHKYSLDEIHWEVSKHLGRVWFPDMMPTW encoded by the exons ATGAAGCGGGTGAAAGGAGCTGAGGAGGACAGTAACAGCTCCTCTAGTAAGAGTCCACCAGAGGTTTGCAAGAAGGTTCGGAAGCAAACAAGCGAGAAATCTGAGGTAGTGGTGGCCAGTGGGTCAGCAGAGAGTGACTGGGCTCGGCTGCCTCAGGAGCTTCTACTCCACATATTCCAGTACCTTCCACTGCTAGACCGGGCTTATGCCTCTCAGGTGTGTCATGGATGGAACCAGGCTTTTCACATGCCTGAGCTGTGGAGATGCTTTGAGTTTGAGCTTAACCAGCCAGCTAGCTCTTACTTAAAAGCTACACATCCAGACCTCATCAAGCAGATCATAAAGAGGCACTCCAACCACCTGCAGTATGTAAGCTTCAAG GTGGACAGTAGCACAGAATCTGCAGAAGCAGCATGTGACATTCTTTCACAGCTGGTGAACTGCTCACTGAAGACTTTGGGGCTCATCTCTACAGCCAGGCCTAGTTTCATGGAGGTCCCAAAG TCTCACTTCATCTCTGCTCTGACTGTGGTGTTTGTAAACTCCAAATCACTGTCTTCACTGAAAATTGATGACACACCAGTTGATGATCCATCTCTGAAGGTGCTGGTGGCTAATAACAGTGACACCTTGAAACTGCTGAAGATGAGCAGCTGCCCTCACGTTTCGCCTGCAG GGATCCTGTGTGTCGCAGACCAGTGTCATGGGTTGAGAGAGCTGGCACTGAACTACCACCTCCTGAGTGATGACCTCCTGCTGGCTCTGTCCTCGGAGAAACACGTCCACCTGGAACACTTGCGCATTGATGTGGTGAGCGAGAACCCAGGCCAGCATTTCCACACCATCAAGAAGAGCAGCTGGGATGCCATGGTGCGGCACTCCCCCAAATTTAACCTGGTCATGTACTTCTTCCTTTATGAGGATGAGTTTGGCCCTTTTTTTAATGAGGAGATCCCTGTCACACACCTCTACTTCGGTCGCTCAGTCAGCAAGGAGGTCTTGGGCCGTGTTGGCCTCCACTGCCCCCGTCTAGTGGAACTGGTGGTGTGCGCCAATGGGCTGCGTCCTCTGGATGAGGAGCTGATTCGCATTGCGAAGCACTGCACCCAGCTGTCAGCCATTGGCCTGGGTGAGTGTGAAGTGTCCTGCAGCGCATTTGTTGAGTTTGTCAAGATGTGCGGTCGAAGGCTTTCCCAGCTGTCCATCATGGAGGAGGTGCTGATCCCCGATCACAAATACTCTCTGGATGAGATTCATTGGGAGGTTTCTAAGCACCTGGGCCGAGTCTGGTTCCCAGACATGATGCCGACCTggtaa